The sequence TTTTCTCACCGTGGGTTTGCCACCATGGGTTTGGGCTTTGCTTGCTGTgggtttgttttattattattttttttggtggtgagTTTTGCTCACAGTCATGCTCTTcagtggtagtggtggtggtggtggcggcaATGAGTTGTGGTTAAGGTTTGTGTTCACGGTGGTTGCTGGGTATGTGGTGTGGGTTGGTTTCAAGTTCGTTGGTTCATTGTGTTTtgggtttcttgttttgatcggcgagtgatttgggtttcttgttttgattttggatttagatttttgattttgattttgatttggatcgGAGATCGACGATTGATTAGCTGGATTTTGCTATGAATTTTGCTTAGCAGAAGTGGGTGGTGTGACTGAGAAGGTTGACAGAGGAAGAAaaatagagattagagagagaattgagaaatatttttatagtgttatttttatattattttaatatatatagtatggtaaaataaaaatttagatattgGTGTATTGacaaatgatattatataattgataaaatatttttttttaggatagaaaaataaaataaaatttgaaaaaatgaatAGTGATGCTCTTACAAAATTTGACTTTCTAAACCAGAAAATAAATTGGAACGAGGTAGTCTGGTCATTGGCAAGCTCGAGGAGAGGGGCTCAAGAGTCAAGAGCCAAGAGACCCCAGAGTTTAGTAAAGgtcaaaattcaaaatccaaaaattttattacatcaAGACTGCCCCCGATAAAAATCCATAATCAAACATCACTTTAAACTGTGGCCCAAGTGTCACAACTTGATTTGCTATAGTGGGTACCATCGATATTTATCACAGTCAATTTGGCTTGATATGATTTGATAGCTTAGCAGCATAGTAtctgttcttttcttcttctgttttttttaaaaatatttttttctctttctttaattaattattttctcaaCTCTCAAGCCCACTTTTCTAGAATCAAACGGAGATAGGTACGGTCTTTGTTACCTTATGTTGGGCCCCACAGAACGGCACCGTACGAAATAGTATCATTTAGCTTTTCTTTGGGGATTTCGCGGAAGTTGCGCGTACAACTTTATGTCTTTATCTAACTCTATAGCCCACTtcaataaattctttttatccTCTGCTTCTTCCACCACAACTCCATCTTCTTCCTCCACTCGCCACGTGTCCTTTCATGCACTTCTCACCCGTCTGATTAAGATGTCACTGAACCATAATATGATCAGACGGTTCCCAAAAATGACCTTTTGGTATGTCCAGATACATTCACAGATTCACTGCTATAAAAGTTTCTTAACATGTGCATATAGCATAgcaattttttcaaattgattGTAGTACTTActagaaaaattagttttgaatAGTGTCATTTGATGCAAtgctttaaagtttaaactaataataaaaaaaggttatCGATTTGTAAAATTACTTAAATAACACATAACTTCCTATTTCTAtgtttttatatgaaaatgacGTATTTGAGTAACATTTCATTTTACATAAATTCAAAGCTATGCATAGTTGTACACTGTGTAGTATCACACCATTCAAAATCAACTatcattataataaaattagatttctttGGACTCATAAgaaaatacataataaaaaatcattctcaattttaaaattaacaaaaaatgcaaatttttgaattttgaatcaAATGCACATGTGGTTTAGATTTATTAAATGTGGAGGTGACAAGTGTTTAACATATTTACCCTTTCTAATGAGTATTAATGTGCAAGAATACTGAACCAAATGATTCCAAACAAGAATTATgttaatttcatttgaaaatttaattttaaagatttaaataaacaataaatttttaaaaaagaatataaaatgaGTTGAACAAATAATTAACATGAAATGAgggaatatataaaaataaaatctaaggACAGCCCTCATTTCAAATCCTTGGCCTTATCCAGCTGTTACACCTCCAAACCAATAATTATATGCCACCTCACCAAACTCAAACAAATATCTAGTCACAAGGTGTAaagtttgcttctttttttttttttttaaggaaaatttgaGGAGAATAACATGTTATTAAAGTTATTTAGTTaggtaaacttttttttgaaactcgaggggttatttgataaagttgtttcagtaatgttgtttgtattttttgaaaatacgtataAGTGTAAAATGTGTAACAATgcatgtaatattgtttaaaaactgaaaacatgtatttaaacacatgtactaAATAGCTCTCGAGTTTGACAAACTTAGAGAGTGTTTAGTACATGCacctaaaaactgaaaattgttatttaaaaatatatataaaaatacgtataattttatttaaaaatatatactaaaCACCCCTTAAATTCCTAACAAAAATCGAGTATAGCAAACTCAAATCCTAACTTATTACATAACGTTAGATTACCACAAAACCTAAAGAGTCTACCTAATTAAATATCTTCGCCGTGGTACTGTCCACCTAAAATTAAGTACTGCCTACCATACTTTGCAAGCCACAAAGAGTACAACCGTAGTCAAGTCCACACCCAATAacttctctctctgtctcttctTTCAATGCTATAAAACTCAGCAACCAAGCCTTCTCTCTCTGCAATAGCTTCAGCTCAAACCAAACTCAGATATTTTTTCTCCCTGCACCAACCCGAAACAAAAACCCGATTCACCGTTAATACAATGAACCCGACCCATAAAATCCGATTAAGTCTCTTTCGGACTATCTCAAATTCAAAACCCACCCACCTCCCTTTGCTCTTCTTCTTGTTCGTCCCCACCTGAACCAAATccttaatttcaacaaaaaagaaaaaaaaaacaaacaaaaccttggGTTTTCTCAAACTCAAACCAAAAACGTTAGTTTCTTCCACGAACagacaataaaaaaagaaaaaaaaaccttaatttccACGAATTGTATcgaaaagatttgatttttagaaacattttatagaAATGTTGCTTTCTGCGTTTACCGAAGACCTGCTGGTCCGAGTTTACAGCAAACTCGGCTCTGACTCGGACAGGAAGACTTGGCGACTCGTTTGCAAGGACTTCCTCCGAGTCGACTCAGTGACTCGGCGGTCCCTCCGAGTCCTACGGTCCGAGTTCTTACATGGGCTGCTGTCGAAGTACAAGAACCTGGATACGCTGGACCTGTCTGTGTGCCCGAGAATCGAGGACGCGACGGTGTCGGTGTTGCTGAGTCAGGCGGTGAACTCGGTGAGTTGGACTCGGTGGGTGACTCGGTTGGTGCTGAGTCGGGCGAGCGGGTTGAGGTACGGGGGGTTGGAGAGATTGGTAGGGGCGTGTCCGTGTCTGAAAGTACTGGACGTGTCGTACTGTTGGGGATACGGGGATAGAGAGGCTTGGGCTATATCGAGTGTGAGAGGGTTGAGGGAGTTGAAGATGGTTAAGTGTTTGGGACTGAGCGATGTTGGGTTGGCAAAGATAGCTGTTGGGTGTGGAAAGCTGGAGAGGCTGAGCTTGAAGTGGTGCATGGAGATTTCTGATCTGGGTGTTGATCTTTTGTGCAAGAAGTGCTTGGAGTTGAAGTCTCTTGATGTCTCTTATCTCAAGGTCTcagcctctctctctttctctctccctcttagtttgtttgtttgaatatttggacagtttgtgcgtgtgtgtgtgtgtgtgtgtgtgtgtgtgtgagtgttggGGTGGTAAGGGAATAAAGGTAATGGGTTTGGaatttgagttttgggtttgggaATGACAACTATTTCAGTGAAAACTATTTCGAAAtctgggtgtgtgtgtgtgggtagGTAATGGGATtggagttttgggttttggtgtgAAAGTAGTATTTCATTATGTGGGACATGGGTGTGCTAAGAGAATAGAATAAATGAAGGTAATTATTGAGGGAAAGAGAAGTAAGGTAATGAActtcaatttcatattttgttCTAATATAAAAGCTGGCGAATgcttgtttggttgctgagaaaacgaaaaaagaaagttgcatgtttgtaattttatgtatttgagagagagagaggccacTCTAGTGAAGCTTGTAGCTAGTGCCAGACTGCCAGTATGTTGCTATATTTTTTAGAGGGACGTTTCTAAATTGGGAAAGtgaatttttctctctcttcgtatatatatgtacatgtCAAAACTCCAATAGTGCCACCTTATCCTTATGGGTTATGcctcttatatttttcttttcttctttttttcccttttttctttttataaaagttttcaaGGTTTTCTGTTTGGATTCTGAGGAAGTGCTAGATGAAGAGTTATAAACGAGTTGAAGTATATATACTGCTAGATTTATATGGTTTTTCTGCACAAATGAGTGCAATGTGACCATTTTGGCTGAGTTGAGGTGAGAATATCATATTTTGAAGACCAAACATGTAGATATGGATAGAAATTTCTATTGTATTGTTTAATTCCCTTGAATTTTTTGAGCAAGCAAACATGGATTTTCAAGTTAAGTGctatgttttatatatttatgactGGGAAATATGATGCATAGCTGGGTTTCAGGTTACAAGTGAATCTCTTTGCTCAATTGCTTCTCTGCCGAAACTGGAGGTTTTGGCTATGGTGGGGTGCCCTTTTTTAGATGATTATGGATTGCAGTTTCTTGAACATGGATGCCCATCACTACAGGTGAAATATTTTAATGGTTGAGAACAGTATTTTAGTTTATAATTTGGTTGACATCACaacaattcaagaaaatatattattaactagaaattattgattttaatttgcaTTTTCCAAGGACTGCAGGCAATTGACGTATCGAGGTGTGGTTGTGTTAGTTCTTCTGGCTTGATATCTGTAATTAGAGGACATAGAGGTCTTGCCATACTCAATGCAGGATACTGTTTTTCAGTGAGTGGATATTATATCTATTTTGGTGCTTGTACTTGGTTTCactgaaattttaaatatagttCCTAATTCTTAAACCTTGGGGTTTTCCGTAGGAGCTTTCAGCAATGGTTCTCCACAGCTTGAAGGACTTGAAGAATCTAAACACAATAAGGATTGACGGGGCTCAAGTTTCTGACTCAAGCTTCCAAACCTTCAGTACCAATTGCAAGTCATTGGTGGAAATTGGGTTGAGCAAATGTGTTGGGGTGACCAACATGGGCATTATGCAGCTAGTATATGGCTGTGTGGGTTTGAAGATCGTGAATCTAACATGTTGCCGTTACATCACTGATGAAGCGATTTCTGCTTTAGCAAACTCTTGCAGGAACCTTGTCTCCCTAAAGTTAGAGGCTTGTGATAAGGTCACTGAAAAGAGTCTCGATCAGCTTGGATCATGTTGCTTGCAACTCGAGGAGCTTGATCTGACTGATTGTTGTGGGGTAAATGATAAAGGTAAACTTTGGAAGTTATATCAGCCAGTGTTATGACATTAACTGTGGTTAATCTGCCTTTGTTGCTTTTACAAAATGTAGTCAATTCGATGCAGATCCTATTTCATTGTATTTGCCAAAGTTTATTCATTTTCAAAGTGTAACGCTCTTCTTATCTGCAGGACTCAAATATTTGTCAAGATGTTCTGAAATCTTAAGCTTGAAATTAGGACTGTGCACAAACATATCAGACAAAGGATTGGCTTATATTGCTCATAACTGTACAAAAATTAGTGAACTTGATTTATACCGGTAATTTAAGCCCAGTAGTCAATTTGATTATGTATTGAGAGTAGGCAAAATGGGAAggtgaatttatttatttatttctgttTTGTGTTGCAGCTGTACTAGTTTAGGAGATGATGGATTAGCTGCATTATCAAGTGGTTGCAAGAATTTGATGAAGCTGAACTTGTCATATTGCAATGGAGTTACTGACAGGGGGGTGCAGTACATTGGCCGTCTTGGCCAACTCTCTGATCTGGAAATGCGTGGACTTGTCAACCTCACAAGCGAGGGTTTGACAGCAGTTGTAGCTGGTTGTAAAAAACTGTCAGATTTGGATTTGAAGCATTGTGGAAACATTGATGACTCGGGCTTCTGGGCACTTTCTTACTACTCACGGAACATGCGACAGGTATGCtttacatattttgaattgGAATGAGTGTTCATttactttaaaagaaaaaggaaagtgaCTTCCTAGCTAACACAACTGTCaagcttaataaaaaaaaaagggaaacgTTAACAAACACCGTGCGGTGCTTGTTAACGATTTCCATTTTTGGGTctcacttaaaaaagaaaaaaagttgtcaaaaaaattgccaaaagcTGCCTAAAAATCTGAAAAGCTGCCAAAAACTGTCTTGTTAATGGATGCCGTATggtgcccgttaacacaacccataaaaaaatgcaaaggcGAATTTAAGAAACATATGTGAAACAAAGTATCTCTAGGAAATCTATTGTGGGGCATGGCGTGTGacaatacttaaaaaataaggggGATTTGGTTGGAATTGAAAACTGAAATGGTATGTTAATGAATATAGAGCTTAACCAAATTTACACAATGGGTGTTTACTTATTTTCCTATTGTATTTCCAAGATGTTCCAATACAATCTCGCTTCCtgttctttttgttaaattgcttccatcttttctttttcttgtatatGCTGAGAAGACAAATCTATATATAGAACAGAAAAATAAGGATGAAGGGTAACAGGAAAAGATATCATAATAGAGAAACTAACCTATCAAATGCAGTCAACCACACTGTGGTGTCTCCTCTCTGCCATGAGCTTTGTATCACAACTGGTTTGCATCTCCTGGTATTTCCAAGGGAGATATCCAGGATTCAAATTCTCCCTCTCCCattttaactattgaattataaataaagaaatcGGAATGTAATTTGCATGGTTAAGCACCCAAAGGACTTTTCAACCACTCTCAAGTAGTCTACTGATCACCTGAAAGTCACCTAGGGGTCCTAttctatttaattataattttcacCTCCCACAATAAATTCACAGCACCTGCTACTCACTGCTAATGCTTCTGCTTCTGCCTCTATGTTAAGTCCCCCTTTTAAGTAAGCAAGGCTCATACCGCAGTTTCCCGGTGCATTTTTTCCCTTACATATTGTCAGAACTTAATAGGGTAATATgaaacaaattaacatgtaaaTTACGCTCACTAACAAGCTCTATCTTCTTCAGAATAAAATCTCTAGTGCAATATGCTGAAATTCTTATTAAGcaaattaattttcataaatgaaactaaataaaaagtaaatgcAACAAAATTTGGAACTTTCATCAAATACGGGAACTGGTTgttatatatatctatttataaatcataatttgtcttttctttttttggctgcACATTAAATAGAATACTAATGATGGCATTGTTTTATGAGGTGGTATGCTTTTTCAGGATGTttgatgaaaacaaaaatgaaaagtgatAGTTCCAAAAGTTATGAGCAGTTATTTTTACAAATCTTTTAAGccatttgttttcctttttttaattaacatacTCTTATCAAAATAGCAAGGCTGCATATTTAGATTATGAAATACATGTCTGCCAGCATATAATGGTAAATGATCATTGATTACAGATTTTGGGACATGGGTTAAGCTAAACTATTTTTATTGGTGGCAGATAAACATGAGCTATTGTGCTGTCTCAGATGTGGGGCTATGTATGGTGTTGGGGAACCTAACACGGCTGCAGGATGTCAAGCTGGTGCACCTCATGAATGTCACAGTGAAAGGGTTTGAACTAGCACTTAGGGCCTGCTGTGTGCGGATCAAGAAGGTCAAGTTAATTGGGTCTCTCAGATTCTTACTCTCTACAGAGATACTCGAGACCCTGCATGCAAGGGGCTGCAAGATTAGATGGGAATAAACTTCATATCATGAAGCCTATTTATAAGTCAGCCAAAAACCTTCTCTTGTCAtgggttttcacttttcatgAAGGTTGTTGAGAAGTTGGGATGAGTTTTGCCAACGAAGTTTTTCTGCTTTCTTGGAGAGAAGGGCTTCACCAAATAATTTTGGGGTTTTCAAGTTGCCAAAATAGATTGTATCATAATGGCATAAAATTGCTATGtttgttctcttttcttttctcttttctccttCTGCCCCACTTGGCCCTTACATTCTTGcgttctttctttttatgggaTTAAGGCAGTTCACTGGCAGAGCAACTGGGTTAAGAAGTGAGGCAGAATATATAACTTGTATATGTTTTGAATTAAATTCTGAATTTAGGTATGAATAGAATAGGTGACATTCAAATGTTTACCAAAAGAGAGATTAGGTTtttccacccccccccccccccccctctgcCCCACTTGGCCCTTACATTCTTGcgttctttctttttatgggaTTAAGGCAGTTCACTGGCAGAGCAACTGGGTTAAGAAGTGAGGCAGAATATATAACTTGTATATGTTTTGAATGAAATTCTGAATTTAGGTATGAATAGGTGACATTCAAATGTTTACCAAAAGAGAGATTAGGTTTTTCCACCACCCCCCCCCgccggcggcggcggcggcggatAAAAACATGTATTTTATGTGTTTTACACTCACAACCTCACCTTGTATCTAATAGTTTGTCCTCGTGTAAAAGTAATATGCAGTTGAGACAAACTATTCAAATTCACTAATAGATATACTCATCGGGGTTGACCATATTGGTTTCAATGCAGATTCCTTAAAACTTATAATTCGATGGTGGCCTTGGTTTCTATGGTTTGTATTACTTTTAGTAGGCTGGATAGGATTAAGGGTCCGTtagctgaaaatactgtagtaaaataatttttaaatgtgtgaatagtaccatgGAACTTATTTAACctatttttgataataaaaaagtggCTAAAAAGTGATATTTGTGGGTCTGTAAACAGTGCATGAATGTACTGTTTATGCAGAAAAGTGGCTGAAAAAGTCATAATTTGCGGTTACTGTTTATGTaccgtgcatgaacagtagctgtTGTCCCtgaaaaactgaaaagttgccaaaaaaaaaaaaaaaaaacagctaaaACGTAAAACG comes from Castanea sativa cultivar Marrone di Chiusa Pesio chromosome 3, ASM4071231v1 and encodes:
- the LOC142628170 gene encoding F-box/LRR-repeat protein 3; its protein translation is MLLSAFTEDLLVRVYSKLGSDSDRKTWRLVCKDFLRVDSVTRRSLRVLRSEFLHGLLSKYKNLDTLDLSVCPRIEDATVSVLLSQAVNSVSWTRWVTRLVLSRASGLRYGGLERLVGACPCLKVLDVSYCWGYGDREAWAISSVRGLRELKMVKCLGLSDVGLAKIAVGCGKLERLSLKWCMEISDLGVDLLCKKCLELKSLDVSYLKVTSESLCSIASLPKLEVLAMVGCPFLDDYGLQFLEHGCPSLQAIDVSRCGCVSSSGLISVIRGHRGLAILNAGYCFSELSAMVLHSLKDLKNLNTIRIDGAQVSDSSFQTFSTNCKSLVEIGLSKCVGVTNMGIMQLVYGCVGLKIVNLTCCRYITDEAISALANSCRNLVSLKLEACDKVTEKSLDQLGSCCLQLEELDLTDCCGVNDKGLKYLSRCSEILSLKLGLCTNISDKGLAYIAHNCTKISELDLYRCTSLGDDGLAALSSGCKNLMKLNLSYCNGVTDRGVQYIGRLGQLSDLEMRGLVNLTSEGLTAVVAGCKKLSDLDLKHCGNIDDSGFWALSYYSRNMRQINMSYCAVSDVGLCMVLGNLTRLQDVKLVHLMNVTVKGFELALRACCVRIKKVKLIGSLRFLLSTEILETLHARGCKIRWE